ATCAAGCACAAGTCTTGGCGCAAAAATACGACGTGGCGGTTTTGGCGCCGCGAATGGTTGGCTGGCGGGAAATTTTGCGAGGAAAATTTGGCGGCGCTTCACAGCTCGAACCCGCGGACGGCTTGCTCGTTTGCCGCGAGCGCGTACTGGCGCCGATGCCTCGCGCGCCCGGCTTGACGTATCGGCGTTGGCTCGCTGCCGCCCAAAAAGGTTTTTCAAAATTACTCACACAATGGGGCAAACCGGATTTGATTCACGCGCATGTTGTTTTGCCGGGAGGCTTGGCTGCCGTGCGGCTCGGCCGGCAGCAGGCGATTCCGGTTGTCTTAACCGAACACACCAGCCCGTTCAGCGTCCATCTTAAAACCGCAACATTACGGCGCTGGGTTCGAGAGACGTTGTCACAAGCCAATCGCGTGATCGCCGTGAGTCCGGCGTTGGCGCGGCAAATTCACGCTTTCGACGACGGTGTAAAAATAGATGTGATCGGCAACGTGATTCAAACGGATTTTTTTATTCCGGCACAAACTGCAACGCGAACGCCGGCGCGCTTCCTATCCATCGGTTTGTTGACGAAACAAAAAGGAATGCGCTATTTGCTGCAGGCGGCCAAACAACTCGTGCAAAATGGTGTCACCGCCTTCGAGCTGATCATCGGCGGCGACGGACCGGAGCGGCCGCAGCTCGAACGGCTGGCGCGCTCGCTCAGCCTCGCCGAACGTTGCCGTTTCACCGGCATGCTGACGCGCGAACAAGTCAAAAACTTGATGCAACAAAGCGACGCCCTTGTCATGTCGAGCTTGCACGAAACCTTTTGCCTCGTGCTCGCTGAAGCGATGGCGTGCGGCAAACCGGTCATTGCAACGCGCTGCGGCGGCCCGGAGTTCTTGGTCACCTCTGAAACCGGCGTCCTGGTCGAAGTTGCCAATCCCGAGGCGTTGGCCGCGGCGATGGCAGATTTTATTCACGGGCGTTTTCAATACGATGCGCAAAAAATTCGCCGCCACCTCGTCGAACGTTTTGGCGAAGCGGTTTTTCTGCGTCATATTGATGCAATCTACGAGCAAGTTTTTTCCCAAGCCAAAGATGCGTAATTGGTTCCTCAGCACCGAGCGCAAGCAACTCGAATATTACAAAGGATTGCTGATTCATGCCGATACCGGTGTGCATGAACAGGCAGCCGCATTATTTCAACAATATGTGCCGGCAGGCGCCAAAGTGTTGGATGTCGGTGCCGGGGCCGGCGCTTTTTCCCAGCGGCTTGCCGATATCGGATATGCCGTTACCGCTCTCGATATCGATCCCCAAAAGTGGGCGCTCTCCACAATTCCTTTTCTTCGGTTGAATATTGATGCCGGTATTGCCGGCTCCGTCAAGCAAATTTTTGATGCGGGCTGTTGCTTGGAAGTCATCGAGCATGTGGAAAATCCCTGGAACTTGTTGCGCGAGATTCATGCGGTTATCAAGCCCGGCGGCCGATTGATCTTGTCCACTCCCAATGTCACCTCATTTCTATCACGCTTGATATTTCTGTTCACCGGCCGATTTCACCAGTTCAGCGAAGCCGATTTATCTTATGGCCATATCAATCCGATGACGGCGTTTGAAATCACTTGCGCCGCTTCAAGAACTGGCTGGCGCGTTTTGGAAATACGCCCGGGTGGTTACTTGCCCGTCATGGACTTTTCATCGTGGCATCCCAAAGCCATCGCAGCGAATATCCTGCGCGGTCTGATTTATCCGTTTAGCCGCGGCCAAAAGCGCGGCTGGTGTCTTTTTT
Above is a genomic segment from candidate division KSB1 bacterium containing:
- a CDS encoding glycosyltransferase, encoding MSRLKILVIASWYPNETAPANGIFIQDQAQVLAQKYDVAVLAPRMVGWREILRGKFGGASQLEPADGLLVCRERVLAPMPRAPGLTYRRWLAAAQKGFSKLLTQWGKPDLIHAHVVLPGGLAAVRLGRQQAIPVVLTEHTSPFSVHLKTATLRRWVRETLSQANRVIAVSPALARQIHAFDDGVKIDVIGNVIQTDFFIPAQTATRTPARFLSIGLLTKQKGMRYLLQAAKQLVQNGVTAFELIIGGDGPERPQLERLARSLSLAERCRFTGMLTREQVKNLMQQSDALVMSSLHETFCLVLAEAMACGKPVIATRCGGPEFLVTSETGVLVEVANPEALAAAMADFIHGRFQYDAQKIRRHLVERFGEAVFLRHIDAIYEQVFSQAKDA
- a CDS encoding methyltransferase domain-containing protein, with translation MRNWFLSTERKQLEYYKGLLIHADTGVHEQAAALFQQYVPAGAKVLDVGAGAGAFSQRLADIGYAVTALDIDPQKWALSTIPFLRLNIDAGIAGSVKQIFDAGCCLEVIEHVENPWNLLREIHAVIKPGGRLILSTPNVTSFLSRLIFLFTGRFHQFSEADLSYGHINPMTAFEITCAASRTGWRVLEIRPGGYLPVMDFSSWHPKAIAANILRGLIYPFSRGQKRGWCLFFVLEKLEAKNTI